TGGCACGATCAAAAGGACATTCGACTAGAGGAAATTGATGAACCAACAGTTGCTCCAGGAAAAGTGAAACTGAAAGTAAAATGGTGCGGCATTTGCGGTAGTGATTTACATGAATATTTAGGCGGACCGATCTTTATTCCTGTGAATGAACCTCATCCACTTACAAAAGAAAAAGCACCCATTACACTGGGACACGAGTTCTCTGGTGAAGTTGTAGAAGTTGGAGAAGGCGTGAGTAATTACAAAGTAGGCGATCGAGTGGTTG
The nucleotide sequence above comes from Desertibacillus haloalkaliphilus. Encoded proteins:
- a CDS encoding alcohol dehydrogenase catalytic domain-containing protein codes for the protein MKALRWHDQKDIRLEEIDEPTVAPGKVKLKVKWCGICGSDLHEYLGGPIFIPVNEPHPLTKEKAPITLGHEFSGEVVEVGEGVSNYKVGDRVV